The following are encoded together in the Thalassomonas haliotis genome:
- a CDS encoding AGE family epimerase/isomerase yields the protein MTASAVPITSVSAGEFYRELKNISSWWQQHAVDKQYGGFVGEIDHLGKVVDNADKGIILNTRLLWFFSEAALFFRDELKDDVQQDKCAALAGRAFYYLLECFDDPQHGGVFWSLDYKGRLFDGKKQTYALAFAIYGLCAYYKLTRESQALAKAMGYFQLLESRALDTVNGGYCEAFAADWSPLQDMRLSNKDDNLPKTMNTHLHVLEAYTALYSANPTPATREALARNIRYFSEHIINPDNGHLRLFMEMDWQDKSRHYSFGHDIEGSWLLYEALQVLAEPELLAGLTPLVIKLARTCLREGLSQGLSDNGRVLEAYDFIEKEIDPCSDWWVQAEAMVGFLNAYQLTQDTEYIKAFEGIWHFTRQQHLDRENGEWHWLALEDQASKPARYKAGFWKAPYHNGRAMMEICRLLAAMPAKEQAAGRGQLVGASI from the coding sequence ATGACGGCATCAGCAGTACCAATAACATCGGTTTCGGCGGGGGAGTTTTACCGGGAGCTGAAAAATATCAGCAGCTGGTGGCAGCAACATGCCGTAGATAAGCAATATGGCGGTTTTGTCGGAGAAATCGATCACTTGGGTAAAGTGGTTGATAATGCCGACAAGGGCATTATTCTCAATACCCGGTTATTATGGTTTTTCAGCGAAGCGGCGTTATTTTTCCGGGATGAACTCAAAGATGATGTGCAGCAGGATAAGTGTGCCGCCCTGGCAGGCCGGGCATTTTATTATCTGCTGGAATGCTTTGACGATCCGCAACATGGCGGGGTTTTTTGGTCGCTCGATTATAAAGGCCGCCTGTTTGACGGTAAAAAACAGACCTATGCCCTGGCGTTTGCCATTTATGGTTTATGCGCCTATTACAAGTTGACCCGTGAGTCACAGGCGCTGGCCAAGGCCATGGGGTATTTTCAACTGCTGGAAAGCAGGGCACTGGATACGGTTAACGGCGGTTATTGCGAAGCCTTCGCCGCCGACTGGTCGCCTTTGCAGGATATGCGTTTGAGCAATAAAGATGATAACTTGCCGAAAACCATGAACACCCATCTGCATGTGCTCGAAGCCTATACCGCGTTATACTCGGCTAATCCGACGCCGGCTACCCGAGAAGCGCTGGCACGCAATATCAGGTATTTTAGTGAGCACATTATCAACCCGGATAATGGTCATTTACGCCTGTTTATGGAAATGGATTGGCAGGATAAGTCCCGGCATTATTCCTTTGGCCATGATATTGAAGGCAGCTGGTTATTATATGAAGCCCTGCAGGTATTGGCTGAGCCCGAGTTATTGGCCGGTTTAACCCCGCTGGTGATCAAGCTGGCGCGCACTTGTTTAAGAGAAGGTTTAAGCCAAGGGTTAAGTGATAATGGCCGGGTATTGGAAGCTTATGATTTTATAGAAAAAGAAATAGATCCCTGTAGCGATTGGTGGGTACAGGCGGAAGCCATGGTGGGCTTCTTAAATGCCTATCAGCTGACCCAAGACACTGAATATATCAAGGCTTTTGAGGGTATCTGGCACTTTACCCGGCAGCAGCACCTGGACCGGGAAAACGGCGAGTGGCACTGGCTGGCGCTTGAGGATCAAGCCAGTAAACCGGCCCGCTATAAAGCCGGTTTCTGGAAGGCGCCTTATCATAACGGCCGCGCCATGATGGAAATTTGCCGTTTATTAGCCGCTATGCCGGCCAAAGAGCAAGCCGCCGGCCGTGGGCAATTGGTCGGCGCCAGTATTTAA
- a CDS encoding glycosidase codes for MMKFQEKVQQLITRQQAFLATPNVAEPDNNGIYQRWQNPVLTRDHAPVSWRYDFNEQSNPFLMERQGINATFNAGAMLFNGKYVLAVRVEGDDRKSFFAIAESPNGVDNFVFRDKPITMSETDDPDTNVYDMRLVAHEDGYIYGLFCTERKDFSQPDDLSAAVAQCGIARTKDLDNWERLPDLITYSGQQRNVVLHPEFVDGKYALFTRPQDGFISVGSGGGIGWGLTESMENAEIKEEVIVDAKQYHTITEIKNGQGPAPIKTEQGWLHLAHGVRNTAAGLRYVLYTFMTELERPWVVSHKPAGHLIAPQGSERVGDVSNVVFSNGWIVNEDNQVFIYYASSDTRMHVATSTVEQLVDYVLNTPEDGLFSALSVRKRNELIDRNAQTLKGFCL; via the coding sequence ATGATGAAGTTTCAAGAAAAAGTACAACAACTAATTACCCGGCAACAAGCATTTTTAGCAACCCCAAATGTTGCTGAACCAGACAACAATGGCATTTACCAGCGCTGGCAAAATCCAGTGCTGACCCGGGATCATGCCCCGGTCAGTTGGCGTTATGACTTCAATGAACAAAGCAATCCTTTTCTGATGGAGCGCCAGGGCATCAATGCCACCTTTAATGCCGGCGCCATGTTGTTTAACGGCAAATATGTTTTGGCAGTGCGGGTTGAAGGTGATGACCGTAAGTCTTTCTTTGCCATTGCCGAAAGTCCCAATGGGGTCGATAACTTTGTCTTCCGTGATAAACCTATCACTATGTCGGAAACAGATGATCCGGATACTAATGTCTACGATATGCGTTTGGTGGCCCATGAAGACGGTTATATCTACGGCTTGTTCTGCACCGAGCGTAAAGACTTTTCCCAGCCGGATGACTTGTCTGCCGCCGTGGCCCAATGTGGTATCGCCCGCACCAAAGATCTGGATAACTGGGAGCGGTTGCCGGATCTGATCACTTATTCCGGCCAGCAGCGTAACGTGGTGTTACACCCGGAATTCGTGGATGGCAAATATGCGCTCTTTACCCGGCCTCAGGACGGTTTTATCAGTGTTGGCTCTGGCGGCGGTATCGGCTGGGGGTTAACCGAGTCGATGGAAAATGCCGAAATCAAGGAAGAAGTGATTGTTGATGCCAAGCAATACCACACCATCACGGAAATTAAAAACGGCCAGGGGCCTGCGCCGATCAAAACGGAGCAGGGCTGGTTACACCTGGCACACGGGGTGCGCAATACCGCCGCCGGTTTGCGCTATGTGCTTTACACCTTCATGACCGAGCTGGAGCGCCCCTGGGTGGTAAGCCATAAACCGGCGGGACATCTGATCGCGCCCCAGGGAAGCGAACGTGTCGGTGATGTTTCCAATGTCGTGTTCAGCAACGGCTGGATAGTGAATGAGGATAATCAGGTGTTTATTTATTACGCTTCTTCCGATACCCGGATGCACGTGGCCACTTCCACGGTTGAGCAGTTGGTGGATTATGTTCTCAATACCCCGGAAGACGGTTTATTTTCTGCCTTGTCGGTACGAAAGCGCAATGAACTGATTGACCGCAATGCCCAAACCCTCAAAGGATTTTGTTTATGA